From Saccharothrix espanaensis DSM 44229, the proteins below share one genomic window:
- the bluB gene encoding 5,6-dimethylbenzimidazole synthase has product MSFYDVLHRRRDTRGEFTGAPIPADVLRRVLAAAHAAPSVGLSQPWDFILVRDEHTRRAFRDHVLAERSVFAAELDAERATTFARIKVEGILEATLGVVVTYDPDRGAPAVLGRHAIADAGLYSVCLAIENLWLAATAEGLGVGWVSFYREDALRRLLDVPPAVRPVAWLCLGPVDALPDTPDLERHGWRNRLPLDDVLHEERYTRRPSR; this is encoded by the coding sequence ATGAGCTTCTACGACGTGCTGCACCGCCGCCGGGACACCAGGGGCGAGTTCACCGGCGCCCCGATCCCGGCCGACGTGCTGCGCCGCGTGCTCGCCGCGGCGCACGCGGCCCCGAGCGTCGGGCTGTCCCAGCCGTGGGACTTCATCCTGGTGCGCGACGAGCACACCCGCCGGGCGTTCCGCGACCACGTGCTGGCCGAGCGCAGCGTGTTCGCCGCCGAGCTGGACGCCGAGCGCGCCACGACGTTCGCCCGGATCAAGGTGGAGGGCATCCTCGAGGCCACGCTCGGCGTGGTCGTCACCTACGACCCGGACCGGGGCGCGCCCGCCGTGCTGGGCCGGCACGCCATCGCCGACGCGGGCCTGTACTCGGTGTGCCTGGCCATCGAGAACCTGTGGCTCGCGGCCACCGCCGAGGGGCTGGGCGTGGGCTGGGTCAGCTTCTACCGCGAGGACGCCCTGCGCCGCCTGCTCGACGTGCCGCCCGCCGTGCGCCCGGTGGCGTGGCTGTGCCTCGGGCCGGTCGACGCCCTCCCCGACACCCCCGACCTGGAGCGCCACGGCTGGCGCAACCGGCTCCCGCTCGACGACGTGCTGCACGAGGAGCGGTACACGCGGCGCCCGTCCCGGTAG